The Solidesulfovibrio fructosivorans JJ] DNA window AAGATCTCTCGCAAAGCACCTCGCAATCGCTTGAAATCCATCAAATACTCGACCTTCGGATCCAGCCGCTCGCCCTCCACCACCGCCTCGACGCCAAAATTGTGGCCATGCAAATTCTCGCACGGCCCCTCGTAGCCCCGCAGACAATGCGAAGCGCTAAACGACTCCGTCACCGTCAACCGCCATATCCCACGTTTACTCATAGAAATTCCTTTGGGAGAGGAGGGAGAACTGGGGGAGGGGACCCCTTTTT harbors:
- the queD gene encoding 6-carboxytetrahydropterin synthase QueD translates to MSKRGIWRLTVTESFSASHCLRGYEGPCENLHGHNFGVEAVVEGERLDPKVEYLMDFKRLRGALREILAPLDHHHLNEVPPFDVENPSSENLARYIYRKLEGALEGEAARLVSVSVLEKEASKATYMEY